A genomic segment from Microbulbifer elongatus encodes:
- a CDS encoding DUF1540 domain-containing protein, translating to MIIATDMPEVSSCTAIECAYNTDAACHARAITVGDGTSPDCDTYFSNSHHTKRERNAGVGACKVTGCSHNVDFECGADQIELGYSGDSVNCLTYAH from the coding sequence ATGATTATCGCCACCGATATGCCCGAAGTATCCAGCTGTACCGCCATCGAATGTGCTTACAATACCGATGCCGCCTGCCACGCCCGCGCCATTACGGTTGGCGATGGCACCAGTCCGGACTGTGACACCTATTTCAGCAACAGCCATCACACCAAGCGCGAACGCAATGCCGGCGTTGGCGCCTGCAAGGTCACCGGGTGCAGCCATAATGTCGATTTCGAGTGTGGTGCAGATCAGATCGAGCTCGGTTACAGCGGCGATTCCGTCAACTGCCTGACCTACGCCCACTGA
- a CDS encoding cellulase family glycosylhydrolase, translating to MEASVSGNRTFQRRSLYRACAKAGLAFWLASSSAALMAAEAEMRIVSDWGGGFQGEILVVNDGSEPLTDWTVSFNMDVDINNMWNGVLESQSASQYVVAAASYNSTIAPGGEVIIGFIANPGGQAPVPVSVDGNGGGSSSGGSSSSSSSSSSSSSGSSGGSSSSSSSSSSSSGGSSSGSGSSSSSSSSGGSSSGSGSSSSSSSSGGSSGGEPTAGRFRVDATGNITKNGEVIPVNCGSWFGLEGRHEPSDAEVNPSGAPMELYVGNTFWANGSAGTGRTIQQTMSEITAMGVNVVRFPVVPQTLDPDDPQASGEVLKNHESVRVPNARQAMEEFIIAADQNNIEVMLDVHSCSNYVGWRAGRLDARPPYVDADRDMYDYPREDSSCAATGNPDSVTNVQAYNRDIWLDNLRELAGLEEALGVDNIIGIDIYNEPWDYTWEEWKSLTEDAFAAIDEVSPHMLLFVQGVSATAGNQDGTPDTIVQVPHGNELTNPNWGENLFEAGDNPPDIPKDRLVWSPHTYGPSVFVQKGFMDPVSQPECEGLEGDAAGDADCNIVIDEELLRAGWDEHFGYLRERGYAIVVGEFGGNLDWPAKAALRDQARWDHIQPGVVDAQWQDIFVDYMVEKNIQGCYWSINPESGDTGGWYGHAYDPQSNTAGWGEWLEFDQRKTNLLNRLWSNTPEQYP from the coding sequence ATGGAAGCAAGTGTTTCGGGTAATCGAACCTTTCAGCGGCGATCGCTGTACCGGGCCTGCGCCAAGGCCGGGCTGGCCTTCTGGCTGGCCTCATCATCGGCCGCATTGATGGCGGCGGAAGCGGAAATGCGGATTGTCAGTGACTGGGGCGGCGGATTCCAGGGGGAAATCCTTGTCGTCAATGACGGCAGTGAACCGCTTACCGACTGGACTGTATCCTTCAACATGGATGTGGATATCAACAACATGTGGAATGGTGTGCTCGAGTCGCAGAGTGCCAGCCAATACGTTGTGGCAGCCGCTTCGTACAACAGTACCATCGCACCCGGCGGTGAAGTGATCATTGGCTTTATTGCCAACCCTGGCGGCCAGGCGCCCGTGCCGGTGAGCGTAGATGGAAACGGTGGTGGCTCTTCCTCCGGCGGCTCCTCCAGTAGCTCCTCGTCCAGCTCCTCCAGTTCATCCGGTTCCTCTGGCGGCAGCTCTTCCAGTTCCTCGAGCTCCTCCAGTTCGTCGGGTGGTTCAAGCTCCGGCAGTGGTTCTTCCAGCTCTTCCAGTTCCTCCGGTGGTTCCAGCTCAGGCAGCGGCTCGTCCAGCTCTTCCAGTTCCTCCGGCGGCAGTTCCGGTGGTGAACCCACGGCAGGTCGCTTCCGCGTGGATGCTACCGGTAACATCACCAAAAACGGTGAAGTCATTCCGGTAAATTGTGGTTCCTGGTTCGGTCTCGAGGGGCGTCATGAGCCTTCCGATGCGGAAGTGAACCCCAGCGGTGCGCCAATGGAGCTCTACGTGGGCAACACTTTCTGGGCCAATGGCAGTGCGGGCACAGGCCGTACCATCCAGCAGACCATGAGTGAAATCACCGCAATGGGTGTGAACGTGGTGCGCTTCCCGGTGGTGCCGCAAACGCTCGACCCCGACGATCCGCAGGCCAGTGGCGAAGTATTGAAGAACCACGAATCGGTACGTGTACCGAATGCGCGCCAGGCGATGGAAGAATTTATTATCGCCGCAGATCAGAACAACATTGAAGTCATGCTCGATGTGCATTCCTGCTCCAACTATGTGGGCTGGCGTGCGGGTCGCCTGGATGCCCGTCCTCCCTACGTGGATGCGGATCGGGATATGTACGATTACCCGCGGGAAGACAGCTCTTGTGCCGCCACCGGCAACCCGGATTCGGTAACCAATGTGCAGGCGTATAACCGTGACATCTGGCTGGATAACCTGCGCGAGCTGGCTGGCCTCGAAGAAGCGCTGGGTGTGGACAACATCATCGGTATCGATATCTACAACGAGCCCTGGGACTACACCTGGGAAGAGTGGAAAAGCCTGACCGAAGATGCGTTTGCCGCTATCGACGAAGTCAGCCCGCATATGCTGTTGTTTGTACAGGGTGTTTCCGCCACCGCCGGTAATCAGGACGGTACCCCGGACACCATTGTCCAGGTGCCGCACGGCAACGAACTGACCAACCCGAACTGGGGGGAAAACCTGTTTGAAGCCGGTGACAACCCGCCGGATATCCCCAAAGACCGCCTGGTATGGTCACCGCACACCTACGGTCCGTCCGTATTTGTGCAGAAAGGCTTCATGGACCCGGTGTCGCAGCCGGAATGTGAGGGTCTGGAGGGCGATGCGGCCGGTGATGCCGACTGTAATATCGTGATCGATGAAGAGTTGCTGCGCGCCGGTTGGGACGAGCACTTTGGCTACCTGCGTGAAAGGGGCTATGCCATTGTGGTCGGTGAGTTCGGCGGCAACCTGGATTGGCCGGCAAAAGCCGCTCTGCGCGATCAGGCGCGCTGGGATCATATCCAGCCCGGCGTGGTCGATGCTCAGTGGCAGGATATTTTTGTCGATTACATGGTCGAGAAAAATATCCAGGGTTGCTACTGGTCCATCAACCCGGAATCCGGTGACACCGGTGGTTGGTACGGCCACGCCTACGATCCGCAGAGCAATACTGCCGGATGGGGTGAGTGGCTTGAGTTTGATCAGCGGAAAACCAACCTGTTGAATCGTCTCTGGAGCAATACCCCTGAGCAATACCCCTGA
- a CDS encoding IS4 family transposase, whose amino-acid sequence MDALQSFCDLSTFTQNIPVEWVDSALQLSSQATIRRRRLPADQVLWLVLGMALFRNEPVSEVARRLNICAQGLANDSLLAPSGVSKARQRLGANPVQWLFQRTGVHWGHERYPEDEWRGLQVLAVDGALLRTQDTPELRDHFGSGNTSTNRQTPYPLMRLVALMNVRSHVLLNAELSPYRRSEIRLADEFMNQVPEASVTLFDKGFWSADLLLRWADQNTQRHWLIPERKGLVSETVEVYNKNDRLLRMKVSPQARKRNPALPEYWEVRAVSYKHNGKNKTVFTSLPADTYGTKAVAKLYQERWEIEIGFRDIKSSMQHNAVTLRSKTVELVYQEVWGLLLAYNVIRREASQAAVAHGGNPARIRFKFACQYIAAQLIVMAAAQPLSRTGARLSELRAGIGNLFLEDRPRPSRPRTVKISKTRYPVNRRAAPLK is encoded by the coding sequence ATTGATGCCCTCCAGTCCTTCTGTGACCTGAGTACCTTCACCCAGAACATTCCCGTTGAATGGGTGGATTCCGCTCTGCAGTTATCCTCGCAAGCCACTATTCGCCGCCGTCGACTTCCCGCCGATCAGGTACTCTGGCTCGTGCTGGGCATGGCCCTGTTCAGGAATGAACCGGTCTCAGAAGTTGCCCGCAGGCTCAATATCTGTGCTCAGGGGCTCGCGAACGATAGCCTGTTGGCCCCAAGCGGGGTATCAAAGGCGCGACAGCGTCTTGGTGCTAACCCCGTTCAGTGGCTATTTCAACGTACCGGGGTGCACTGGGGACATGAGCGTTACCCCGAAGATGAATGGCGAGGATTGCAAGTTCTCGCTGTCGATGGCGCGCTGTTGCGCACTCAAGATACTCCTGAGCTGCGAGATCATTTTGGCTCCGGTAACACGAGCACAAACCGGCAAACTCCGTACCCTCTTATGCGCCTGGTTGCTCTAATGAACGTACGTTCACATGTACTTCTGAATGCAGAGCTAAGCCCTTACCGACGCAGCGAAATACGCCTGGCCGATGAGTTTATGAATCAGGTGCCGGAAGCCTCCGTAACCCTGTTTGATAAGGGTTTTTGGAGTGCAGACCTTTTGCTGCGGTGGGCGGATCAGAACACGCAACGCCACTGGCTGATCCCCGAGCGCAAAGGCCTGGTCAGTGAGACAGTGGAGGTCTACAACAAAAATGATCGACTACTGCGAATGAAGGTCTCCCCCCAGGCTCGGAAGCGCAATCCGGCCCTTCCCGAGTACTGGGAAGTTCGAGCAGTGAGCTACAAGCATAATGGCAAAAACAAAACGGTATTTACCTCGCTACCGGCAGATACTTACGGCACTAAAGCCGTCGCGAAGCTCTACCAAGAGCGCTGGGAAATCGAAATCGGCTTCCGTGACATCAAAAGTTCCATGCAGCACAACGCCGTCACCCTACGTAGCAAGACCGTGGAACTGGTTTATCAGGAAGTGTGGGGGCTACTGTTGGCGTACAACGTGATACGTCGAGAGGCAAGCCAGGCAGCGGTCGCTCACGGGGGAAACCCAGCCAGGATACGCTTTAAGTTCGCATGCCAGTATATTGCTGCGCAGCTGATTGTCATGGCCGCGGCTCAGCCATTATCAAGAACTGGAGCGCGCTTATCGGAGCTTAGGGCGGGGATTGGGAACCTGTTTTTAGAGGACCGTCCTCGGCCTTCTAGGCCGAGGACGGTAAAGATCAGCAAAACCCGCTATCCGGTGAATCGTCGTGCTGCTCCGCTTAAGTGA